ATGAAGAGTTTTGTCTTGGGGAAAAGACACGAAGGTGTTCCTATTAGAAAATAAGGCCTTTAAGAGGGACATCTGGTGAATATAATTGCATGTACCTCAAGTTGTGGGCAAATACACGACCTACCTACCACTTACGGCTGGTCGAGAGGGCTCTGTGTGTGCCTCGTTTGCCACTAACGAGATTCTAGAACTGTATGAAACAGTTGAGGGAAGAAAGAACTGACCAAGGTGGACTGACTCCATCACTGTGAGATTTCCAACTCGGTTTTGTAGCCGAACCGTCTTGGTATCAGATGAACAGGCGTCGGATGGCAAACTAGGCTGACCAATACTTCAAGCTCCTTCCGCTTATACTGGTCATCTAAGGTGTCAGCTCGGTTATCGGACAGATCGTGGCGTCCTGATCGTTGTTGGGCAAACTTTGGCCAACTTGATTGGCTGAGACATGTCGTTTTGGACGGGATTGAGTCTGGCTGCATGAGAGATGGGTTATTCCCGGGACTAGCTTCCGGTATGCGGTGGACTTGGATAGTTTCGATTTGTCATATTTATGTCGGACAGCTTCTGCATATTCCAGAACCTGAGCTTGaggcttggccttggcgaCAGCCCGTTTGATGGACTGGGCAATAACCCCCTTTTGTGCTGCTTGTCACGCATCTGCATCGGTGACGCACGCATTTTGTCTACTCGACCGAGCCCAGAATTTGGCTGAGCGTGTATAGGTCGGGAGGAGCGATGTAAGTGTCGTCTTTCATCAAATTCTATGTAAAACATCACCAAAAGAGGTTTGCCTGTCAGTATTCACCGGCACACTCCATGGGCCTCTCAGGAATTATCCCTTACACTATAGCCACAACCTCATTGTGTACTTGTTCTGCAGCTCGCAAATCCGTCCAAACGGTAAGGCTCATCAGTTCAACCCCATACAGATTGAGGGAAAGAGGGATAACTGACAGATTGGGACAGTTGCAGTTCACAACAGTCATGCGAAGGCATAGATTAGGAGAAGCGCAGCCAAGTCTCCACAGCCAGAACGAGcaagtcaaagaagaagaacgTTTAAAATGGCACTAAAAGTCTAATAGAACCATCTAAGTCCAATAATCCAAGACGCCTCAAGACTAACTTCCAATTCCTTGTCCCTCGCTCCCGTCACCAATCTCAAGTCCGATACAAGAAACGGAGAGCTGGGGTTTACAGGCCATATATTCGTCTCGCATTAAGAGCCACCTCCAGTGCTGGAATCCGGCGGCAAGTATTTCAGCATCCACGAGAAATCCTCTGAACCGCTCCCCGGTGCAGGTGATCCAGGCCGTTGTATATTATAGGCTGGGGATCGATCTCGTTCATATGATACTGGCGAATCAGCCCTCCACGAACTGGAGAGATCAAACGTAATAGGCGATGGTGAAATAGGCCGTGGCAAATCCGTCGTGACATTCAAAGGCGGCAAGTCTAGCCCAGATGTTGCAATGCTGGCACTTCGTGCGTGCGAACCGATCGGCTCCTGTGGTGAAAAGAAAGGAAATGAAGTATTCGTGAAATCTGGCTCTGACGTCTCGGAAAGCATCTGTAATGGCGATCGTGACCTCTCTGGCACGCTTGCCATCGACGTTGACTCATCTCTTCCGTGGACATACCAACTCGCCCATATCTCAGGCGATACTCTCTCCAAACCAGGAGGATGCAGTACCAAAGGTTCGTCATCAAAGCCTCGGTCGAGAAGCGGTCGGTCGTCATAGCTTGTCGATAGGGCTGGCGAGTCTGACGGTGTTGGTACGGTTTCTTGATCCCAGCTCGGTTGCCTCAAAGGAGATGATATAACCGGCTCATGATCCGGCCGCCCATAGTATAGTGCTCTTTCGAGAACAGAGTGTCGTGATAATCTTCTTGACCCTTGCCCGTCCAGATAATTTAGCCGTTCGCGTGCAGCGCTGGTCAAATCGGCCAAGGGACGCAGGTCATCTTCGTAATCTTGCTTCTCCATTTTGCCAGGATGCAATATTCTTGCATGGTTTGTATGCGGTGAGACCTCGCACGGCGGGATTGATGCCGTTCTGTGCGAGATGGGCGAGACTTTTATGTATTTCGGCGGCCGTGATGAGGTGTTGATGTCTTGGCACAGCATTCTCTCATGATAACGAATCTTCAAATGGCGCGATTTTGCGTTGGTATAAGATGAGAGTCTCATTTTGTGGGCGGCGTGTTGAAGAGACTGAAATCAGAGGCACGGTGAAGCTGTGAATGTTGAATGGATGATGCCTGAGCAGGTGCACATTGTTGAACATGTGCACCGTTTGGTGAAACTGGCAAATATGACAACGCATTGTCATTGTCTCTGGTGATTTAATCATTAAATAATGTAGCAGATGTACGCAGATTAATTGTAAGTTGTTTCGGTGTTACTACATGCAGTGTGCATTAATATCGGAGAGTACAATCGAAGGGCAAGTTGGTGAGGCCGTGAATCTATGTGGGATGAAATACGTATCAGTAtgcacacacacaccagacgaaATAATAAACAGCTACTGACAAAGAAATCTTATTCACTGAGAGAAAAAGAATGGGGCGCTCCGTTAAGCTCAGCTCAGCTAGGTTTCATGTGACCTTGCTTCTGGTATCCTGAATTGCAAATCGCATGCAAGAGGTACAAACTCAcacccaacatcatcatctACCATTTCTTATCCAACTCAGTCAACATTGGCACCAACCCAGCAATACTCTCTCCtccctttcccttctttACAGCCTCGCTCATCACCTCCCTCATACTACCCAACAACACACCCACCCCAAGCTCGCGGCTCGTTTCCGAGATAttctccaacgcctccaactgcatcgtcaacggcGAACCCCCAACATACTGCTTCTCACGAACATGACCCGCAATGCGAGGCAGCCAGTCAGCCATAGACTTCACAAAGGGGCTCGCCAGGGCTGCAAAGTCAACTTCGTCTTCTCCAGCCTTGCCCACAATAGCTAGAGCTTGAACCCAGCCTTCGAACACGCCACCCATAATGGACAGAAGGGCGTTGTCAAGAAGCGATGCCTTTGCAATGTCGTCCGATACGTGCCTGGTGGTCCCGATGGAAGACAGAAGTTCTTTCTGTGATTCATACGCGGTTTTCGGTCCGGAAATGAGAGTCACCGATGACGGCTGGCCCAAGAGGATTGGAGGGACCATGATCGCACCGTGGATGTAGGATTCTGCACCCCGTTGCTGAACAAGAGTCGCAACCTTGACAGCTTGCTGTGGAGTACCgttggtgaggttgatgatcGTCTTGCCAGAGAGATCAATCACCTCGTCTAACGTTTGTTGCGTAACATCATACGACAATAGACAAATAACTATTGTTGGGCTGCTGGCGACACACTCAGCGGGCGTCGCGGCCACGGTTACGCCCTGAGCGACTAGCGAAGCTGCTTTTGAGGCGGAACGGTTCCAGACTGTGAGTTTGCATCCGGACTTTATTAGGCAGTTTGCGATGGCGAGGCCCATGTTGCCCAACCCGATGAGGGACACATGAGGCTTGTTGGATGATGACATTGTGGTGATACTTTAGGTTGGCAAGTTTATTGGGCTACCGAGCCGTGACATGATCGTCTTCATTTTAGCAAATGGGTATATTTATATTCCAAGATTTACCAGCTGCGATAGCGATACAGAACAATATCGGCGTGATGAATTACCCGTCTGCTGTAAGTGAAGCTTGATTTATAAGCCGAACGCCAAAGCATGTCGCTAGCTTTCATCACGACTGCGGACATTCGCATCGGCGCCCTTCAGTAACAGTGCGGGCAAAAGAGTCTTAAATCTGTCGGTCTCTTGATTGTGTACGTATCATACGTGTAATCGTGGTCGTTCATCACATCATGTATTATTGTCATTTCTCATAGACATTGTAGCCCGGACGCCTTTGCTATCCAAGCTAGCCACTGCAACGAAAAAGTCTCGCTTGCAAACAATGTCGTCGAGTGTCGTTTCGTAAAGATCCCAATCGAACTGGCGGACAAGAGTTGCTGTGGTGAGGTAAATCTCCGCATGCGCGAGGCTGCGGAGGTGGTCAGCGGAGTTTCCGAGAGCTGAATTTGAGCAGACAGAACCAGGTTCCACCCCTCAACATGTGTTACGGTGATAATACACTGAACGAATAAGAGATATACGAGAGTGACTCATAGTGGAAAACGACTGGGATCGGATATTTGAAGCACTTCGAACTTACTTGATTCCCAAGCATTGCcggctgcctttgccaaagttgacaaGATATCTATCTAACCTGCTGTCCTTTTCGCCGGATTCAAGCCACCGCTCTGGTCGAAATTCTTGTGGCTCAGGGAACACGGAGGGATGCATCAAAATAAAATACGGCGTCTGTGAGATTGGAGTCTGCTCCCGGATCACCTGGTTAGCATGATTCGTTATTTATACCTTGATTGGACGTTGCCTGTACTTACGCCAGCGGGTATTGTGTACTCCTTATATCTGATGTCCTGGCGAGCAACACGAGGCAACCGGGTAGTAACTCCATAGGAAAGTCGAAGGGCTTCTTTGATAACAGCAGTCTGCGTCCAACGATTAGTTACTTGATGTCAGTACTGTTAGCAATAAGGAGCAGGGTGTACCAAATACGGGAGCTGTTGCAACTCAACCCATGATGGAACAGAAGCAGAATCAGGAATGGCTCGCTGTAATTCCTCCCGTAGCTTCGTGAGGATGCTTGGCTTCTGTCGTAGGTAGAAGAATAGACGAGCCAGCGTTTGCGCAGTTGTTTCAGATCCAGCGCCAGTGAGAATTTGGCCCTCGTCACACAGTCTTTGGAGAGTCTTTTCCCTCTCAGGTAAGTCGCTATCTCGCAAAGTATGGAAGATAGTTCTGGTGGACGCTTCTTTATCACCCGATAGCGATATGTCGTCTTTTCGATCTAGGATGGGCTTTACACGTTCTTCTACACCTGCTTGCCACCGCAGCAAGAAACCCAGAGGAGGGTTCAACGCGGTCACGAATGAGATTGGAAGCCgcttcatcaacggcaacatcCATGGGAACTGTCGCCCAAGTGCGCCGCCCTCAAATGCGCTAATGATTGTCTGCTTCCACTCCAGCTTGAAATCTGCTTCGTCGAGATATTTGGGATCGAGGGCAAAGCTATAGTCACAAATGATATCCATGGTCAAGGCCATGAAGGCAACATCAAGTCGGACAACCTCTCCGGACTTTGCCAAGGCGCTCAATCGGGAAGATAATTTGTCTACTTTCGATCTGATTAAAGGCTCGAGTTTGCTGACAGATCGggcagagaagaaggggTTGAGTGCTCCCCGACGAAGGCGATGCAGCTCGTGAGGGATGGTGGAAAAGCTGCTGCCATCAGCCCCAGCAAGGTTTGTCCACCATTTGTATTTGTCCAACTTTTTGGTATGGACGTAGAGCTCGTCGTAGAATTCGGGGTCATTGATGTGGATTTCGTATGGGTTGATGCGCACACAAGGGCCTATTGGGTGAGAATGATTAGCATGTCGCATTTGGTCAAATATGCCGTTGGTCGTCCCAAAATAGTAatcacaacaccaaaatggTGTGTGTATATGCTCAAAATGAAACAGGCAAGCCTGCTTCACATATCAACTCCCTCTATGCACCACCCAACTTACCATATTGCCGGTGCATATCCTCGATGCGCCAGACAAAGGTGCCACGACAAACCACATCATAGTAAAACTCGGCCCAGAGCGACACTGCTGCCCATTTAGGTCCGGGAAATTTGGCCAAAGGGGAAAGAAACAATCGCCATAGCAAAATAATGAGGGCATAAGCGACCGCCGCCGAGGCAATCAGCAACAAGTTTGCCGGCCAGTTGAACATTGTACGTTGTTTGTCGCCTACGCCATGGGAGTTTCCGCTTCAGAATCCGGGACCATGGTCTTGGATGGAAGTGATGATGGGGTTTGCAGATCAAAGGGTTCGTCactttgatgtctggtacgAGACTGgctgcagccatggcagcttgaCAAATGGAACCGGGTCATTCGGTGATTTCCTCCCCGGTGAACATGGCTTGACTTTGACCCGTTTATTCTTCTCTTTATCCTGTACCGAGGCCAAGCAATAGTACCAATCGTACCAATAGCCAATATTCATGAAATGGCTGCGTTTCGGTCGCCATTATCTGAGGGGCAGTTTGGGCAGTTGTCTAGACTTCATCAACCCTTGGCTGTCAGGTCAGCCTGTGGAACAACTAGTGACTGGAACAGCATGGATGTGCAGCCCCAATTCACAGTCTTCCAGCACCCTTGTAGGTTGGTTTGTTGGAAATGGTGTTGCTGAACAATAAGCTGGCATTGACATCAACTCCTACTACCACAATACCCAACTTCTCCATCGAACAGTGCTGCTGCTCTGCATGAGACTTCCCTTAATAGGTTAACTGCGTATTGCTTTCCATCGTGTTAAGTCGGTTCCCCTGGATATAGGTGGTCTGATATATTGGCGGTAAACGACTTGAGCATTCAGTTTTAATTCAAGACGTTTGGCTTCGAACTAGAAGGCGTCAGCAAGCCAATGTTTGCGCTATTGCTAGCCCCTACACCTCCATTATGACGACACGTCGGTGCCAAAGACTAATCGAGTTATTCCCAAACAGGGTACAAGCCAAACCCCGGTAGTTTTCCGCCAAACAGCATTCCGAACGTGGTATTCAGACCCGCAAGTCCCCAGGACAAGGCTTTGGGACCAGTTGCTAGTGGCTCCATGTCGACCAGCTTGCAGGTCAAAGTTG
The genomic region above belongs to Pochonia chlamydosporia 170 chromosome 2, whole genome shotgun sequence and contains:
- a CDS encoding oxidoreductase (similar to Aspergillus clavatus NRRL 1 XP_001276415.1): MSSSNKPHVSLIGLGNMGLAIANCLIKSGCKLTVWNRSASKAASLVAQGVTVAATPAECVASSPTIVICLLSYDVTQQTLDEVIDLSGKTIINLTNGTPQQAVKVATLVQQRGAESYIHGAIMVPPILLGQPSSVTLISGPKTAYESQKELLSSIGTTRHVSDDIAKASLLDNALLSIMGGVFEGWVQALAIVGKAGEDEVDFAALASPFVKSMADWLPRIAGHVREKQYVGGSPLTMQLEALENISETSRELGVGVLLGSMREVMSEAVKKGKGGESIAGLVPMLTELDKKW
- a CDS encoding benzoate 4-monooxygenase cytochrome p450 (similar to Colletotrichum gloeosporioides Nara gc5 XP_007279602.1), whose amino-acid sequence is MFNWPANLLLIASAAVAYALIILLWRLFLSPLAKFPGPKWAAVSLWAEFYYDVVCRGTFVWRIEDMHRQYGPCVRINPYEIHINDPEFYDELYVHTKKLDKYKWWTNLAGADGSSFSTIPHELHRLRRGALNPFFSARSVSKLEPLIRSKVDKLSSRLSALAKSGEVVRLDVAFMALTMDIICDYSFALDPKYLDEADFKLEWKQTIISAFEGGALGRQFPWMLPLMKRLPISFVTALNPPLGFLLRWQAGVEERVKPILDRKDDISLSGDKEASTRTIFHTLRDSDLPEREKTLQRLCDEGQILTGAGSETTAQTLARLFFYLRQKPSILTKLREELQRAIPDSASVPSWVELQQLPYLTAVIKEALRLSYGVTTRLPRVARQDIRYKEYTIPAGTPISQTPYFILMHPSVFPEPQEFRPERWLESGEKDSRLDRYLVNFGKGSRQCLGINLAHAEIYLTTATLVRQFDWDLYETTLDDIVCKRDFFVAVASLDSKGVRATMSMRNDNNT